In Chryseobacterium gleum, a single genomic region encodes these proteins:
- a CDS encoding response regulator — MNKKRILIFDDDTAILEVITIIFEENGYDVKISETSHDILEKVAEYQPDIILMDNWIPRIGGVEATKLLKNSEEFNHIPVIYVTANNDIAALASEAQADDYVSKPFNLDDLEAMVAKHITEQV, encoded by the coding sequence ATGAATAAAAAGAGAATTTTAATTTTTGATGATGATACAGCTATTTTAGAAGTCATCACCATCATATTTGAAGAAAATGGCTATGATGTTAAAATTTCAGAAACATCTCATGACATCCTTGAGAAAGTAGCAGAATATCAGCCGGATATTATTCTGATGGATAACTGGATTCCCCGCATCGGTGGGGTAGAGGCTACAAAGCTTCTTAAAAACAGTGAAGAGTTTAATCACATTCCGGTCATCTATGTTACGGCAAATAATGATATTGCTGCTTTAGCTTCTGAAGCGCAGGCGGATGATTATGTTTCAAAACCATTTAATCTGGATGATCTTGAGGCAATGGTGGCAAAGCATATCACAGAACAGGTATAA
- a CDS encoding sensor histidine kinase, translating to MIYAKYINANGKKVFRIDPRIILFSSLFMGILASVPKILRIQITLGELMIDFSISFLYSLFVWYFNIYSLPKFSIQTISTSFFNKKLLISLSLGIVVMAALVFLHHIIFPKYGFNTMILMYEFRAVLINLTIYMFLYLLYQSYNSQQISLELEQIRTDNLHAQYELLKQQINPHFLFNSLNTLKSMIDIKDESSGDFVVRLADFYRFTLDNRKLDLIPLKKELAILDAYVFLLISRFEDGIEFKIDIQEELLNSYIPPFTLQLLCENCIKHNIVSLAHPLIIKLYSEDEYIIIENNFQPKNTPQESAGIGIENIRERYRHFAEKELIILQNGINFTVKLPIVNESFSNRR from the coding sequence ATGATTTATGCAAAGTATATAAATGCCAACGGAAAAAAGGTATTCAGGATTGATCCGAGAATCATTCTCTTTAGTTCTCTTTTTATGGGAATTCTGGCTTCTGTGCCCAAAATACTCCGTATACAGATAACCCTGGGAGAGCTAATGATTGATTTTTCCATTTCGTTTTTATACTCCTTATTTGTTTGGTATTTTAATATTTACAGCCTGCCTAAATTTTCTATTCAGACTATATCGACAAGTTTCTTTAATAAAAAGCTTTTGATCAGTCTTTCACTTGGCATTGTTGTGATGGCTGCCCTCGTATTTTTACATCACATTATCTTTCCAAAGTATGGGTTTAACACCATGATATTGATGTACGAATTCAGAGCTGTACTGATTAATCTGACGATTTATATGTTTCTGTATCTTTTGTATCAGAGCTATAATTCCCAGCAGATCAGCCTGGAGCTGGAACAGATCAGGACAGATAATCTTCACGCCCAGTATGAACTGCTAAAACAGCAGATTAATCCACATTTTTTATTCAACAGTCTCAATACATTGAAATCTATGATTGATATAAAAGATGAAAGTTCAGGAGATTTTGTTGTCAGACTCGCTGATTTTTACCGTTTTACTTTAGACAACAGAAAGCTGGACCTTATTCCCTTAAAAAAAGAGCTCGCCATACTGGATGCCTATGTTTTTCTCCTGATTTCAAGATTTGAAGATGGCATAGAATTTAAAATAGACATTCAGGAAGAACTATTGAATTCCTATATTCCTCCATTTACCCTGCAACTGTTGTGTGAAAACTGTATCAAACACAATATTGTGTCACTGGCACATCCACTGATCATAAAACTATACAGTGAAGATGAATATATTATTATCGAAAACAATTTTCAGCCGAAGAATACTCCTCAGGAATCTGCAGGGATAGGAATTGAAAATATTAGAGAACGTTACCGGCACTTTGCTGAAAAAGAGCTGATCATCCTGCAAAATGGCATCAATTTTACCGTTAAATTACCCATAGTAAATGAAAGTTTTAGTAATAGAAGATGA
- a CDS encoding chemotaxis protein CheB yields the protein MKSETNIELIVIGGSAGSLQVIIEMIKNLDDNLNIPIVVVVHRKAQSGDILRTLLQQFTRIPVVEIEDKTKINNRTLYIVPADYHLLFENKKNMSLDSSEKMNYSRPSIDVTFRSAAEIYGEHMVGILLSGANADGVEGLSYIKKYNGQVWIQDPETAEVEYMPRHAVEEIDYDLIIRPDNLADYINQL from the coding sequence ATGAAATCAGAGACGAATATTGAATTAATTGTTATTGGCGGATCGGCAGGAAGCTTACAGGTCATCATCGAAATGATCAAAAATCTTGATGACAACCTGAATATTCCGATTGTCGTGGTCGTTCACCGTAAAGCCCAATCCGGAGATATCCTGCGGACTTTGCTGCAGCAGTTTACCAGAATACCGGTGGTGGAAATTGAAGATAAAACCAAAATTAATAACCGTACCCTGTATATTGTTCCTGCTGATTACCATTTACTGTTTGAAAATAAGAAAAATATGTCACTGGACAGCTCTGAAAAGATGAATTATTCCAGGCCTTCCATAGATGTTACTTTCAGGTCTGCAGCGGAAATTTACGGAGAACATATGGTTGGAATACTTTTATCGGGAGCCAATGCTGATGGAGTAGAAGGTCTGTCTTATATTAAAAAGTATAACGGGCAGGTATGGATTCAGGATCCTGAAACTGCAGAAGTGGAATATATGCCCAGACATGCGGTAGAAGAAATTGATTATGATTTAATTATCAGGCCAGATAATTTAGCGGATTATATCAATCAGTTGTAA
- a CDS encoding tetratricopeptide repeat protein has protein sequence MITYTICIGLFMCLLSCHRNTQDKEKENFDASLLTQSAELQLSGEYEAFVSLNKNYLKKAAKMKYTAGKGLCYLNMAGVNVSAGNYEKARFFFSKAEKDLIHSENAYHKATFYDDYSLYYSHLKVYDKAIECNNKAFYYLKQAKNTKLTKKLLPRLYVNKGIYYAWKGWLGTSLKCFIKANTLENSAYTNCMVAQYYLYTHKPDSAGIYIARADEKMLSQKTTDVESLWVYYTMGYYYNEIDNSEQAEKALKKALEINIRTRRTYSSHIKDVYKSLAEVYKKKNDGGKAYFYLKKYMEEEKRFDAARFAAMNKATEDFISEVKQESDWHRNDLPLFIALSVTVLTVSGVYVQKLINKLQKKKNTLKEQTEALKNHVQAKQLEEIMDLAKKNDSSFLMKFKELYPEFIKTLLEINPDLENSELAFCAMLKLRFSSKEIADYTFVQHKSVQQKKYRIRKRLNIPGETDIYDFFENLT, from the coding sequence ATGATAACCTATACAATCTGTATAGGATTATTTATGTGCCTGCTTTCCTGTCATCGTAATACTCAGGACAAAGAAAAAGAGAATTTTGATGCTTCCTTATTAACCCAAAGCGCTGAGCTGCAATTGTCCGGTGAATATGAAGCCTTTGTCAGTTTAAATAAAAATTATCTGAAAAAGGCTGCCAAAATGAAATATACAGCAGGAAAAGGACTCTGTTACCTTAATATGGCAGGAGTCAATGTATCCGCAGGTAATTATGAAAAAGCCCGTTTTTTTTTCAGTAAAGCAGAAAAAGACCTGATACATTCTGAAAATGCTTATCACAAAGCAACGTTCTATGATGATTATAGTCTGTATTACTCACATCTTAAAGTATATGATAAAGCTATAGAATGCAATAACAAAGCATTTTATTATTTAAAACAGGCAAAAAATACAAAACTCACTAAGAAACTTCTTCCCAGGCTCTATGTAAACAAAGGTATTTACTATGCGTGGAAAGGATGGCTGGGAACATCTCTAAAATGTTTCATCAAGGCAAATACACTGGAAAATTCGGCCTATACCAATTGTATGGTGGCGCAATACTATTTATATACCCATAAACCTGATTCTGCGGGGATATACATTGCCAGGGCAGATGAAAAAATGCTGAGTCAGAAAACAACAGATGTGGAATCGCTTTGGGTATATTATACCATGGGGTATTATTATAATGAAATTGATAACAGTGAACAGGCCGAAAAAGCTCTTAAAAAAGCACTTGAAATTAATATCAGGACAAGACGCACCTATTCTTCACATATAAAAGACGTATACAAATCACTTGCAGAAGTGTACAAGAAAAAAAATGACGGAGGAAAAGCCTACTTTTATCTGAAGAAATATATGGAAGAGGAGAAGCGTTTTGATGCTGCCAGATTTGCGGCCATGAATAAAGCTACCGAAGATTTTATTTCAGAAGTAAAGCAGGAATCTGATTGGCATAGAAATGACCTTCCGCTATTTATTGCACTTTCTGTAACAGTTCTTACCGTTTCAGGAGTATATGTACAGAAGCTGATTAATAAATTGCAAAAAAAGAAAAATACCCTGAAAGAGCAAACTGAAGCATTGAAGAATCATGTTCAGGCAAAACAATTGGAGGAAATAATGGACCTGGCCAAAAAGAATGACTCTTCTTTCTTGATGAAGTTCAAAGAATTATATCCTGAATTTATAAAAACCCTTTTGGAAATCAATCCGGATCTTGAAAATTCTGAGCTCGCTTTCTGCGCAATGCTGAAATTACGTTTTTCATCCAAGGAAATTGCAGATTATACTTTTGTACAGCACAAATCTGTTCAGCAGAAAAAATACAGGATCAGAAAAAGGCTGAACATTCCCGGAGAAACGGATATTTACGATTTTTTTGAAAATCTGACATAA
- a CDS encoding heme-binding domain-containing protein, which translates to MNRFFKKLKTKNILVIVLVIFIGIQFYRPDIKPEPITGEIQVPSDVKAILRRSCFDCHSNQTELKWFDQIAPASWLVADHIKKGKEGLNFSEWDKLAPPVQNAKLWESFNHIKLNSMPLKSYELVHPEARLSEKDIQILKKYVSSLAPKVPDTAKATAYKRQLQQVSTIHTTESKLLFPTALNGISYIPDYKSWKPISSTERLDNGTMRIIFGNDIAVTAAKEHRTNPWPDGSILAKVAWDQIVDSDGNITTGAFKQVEYMIKDSKKFASTKGWGWARFLSPKLEPYGKTADFANECISCHRPMKDNDFVFTSPLNH; encoded by the coding sequence ATGAATCGTTTTTTCAAAAAATTAAAAACAAAAAATATCCTGGTTATAGTACTTGTAATTTTTATTGGAATACAGTTTTATAGACCTGACATTAAACCAGAGCCTATAACCGGGGAGATTCAGGTTCCCAGTGATGTAAAAGCCATACTACGGCGGTCATGTTTCGACTGCCATTCCAATCAGACCGAGCTTAAATGGTTTGACCAGATTGCCCCTGCTTCCTGGCTGGTAGCAGATCATATTAAAAAAGGAAAAGAAGGACTGAATTTCTCTGAATGGGATAAACTGGCACCTCCCGTACAAAATGCAAAACTTTGGGAGTCTTTTAATCATATTAAACTGAATTCAATGCCTCTTAAAAGCTATGAATTGGTTCATCCTGAAGCCAGACTTTCTGAAAAAGATATTCAGATCCTGAAAAAATATGTATCTTCTCTGGCTCCAAAAGTGCCTGATACAGCAAAGGCTACTGCCTATAAAAGACAACTTCAGCAGGTCAGCACAATACATACCACAGAATCAAAACTGTTATTTCCTACTGCATTAAACGGAATCAGCTATATTCCTGATTATAAAAGCTGGAAACCGATAAGTTCTACCGAGAGACTGGATAATGGGACAATGCGTATTATATTCGGAAATGATATTGCGGTAACAGCAGCAAAGGAACACCGGACAAATCCATGGCCTGACGGAAGCATATTGGCAAAGGTAGCTTGGGACCAAATCGTTGACAGTGATGGCAATATCACTACCGGAGCTTTTAAACAGGTGGAATATATGATCAAGGATTCTAAAAAATTTGCCTCTACCAAAGGATGGGGATGGGCAAGGTTTTTATCTCCAAAACTTGAGCCCTACGGAAAGACAGCAGACTTTGCTAATGAATGCATCAGCTGCCATCGCCCGATGAAAGACAATGATTTCGTTTTTACTTCTCCTCTTAATCATTAA
- a CDS encoding MarR family winged helix-turn-helix transcriptional regulator: MNFALIKDFMTLLEQFESDADPNSYPCTIEGFKSWISDQENTQHADSFEEPYWEGKENGRTPESAISTLLVHLNRYAKTYSKSAISDSEFSTQEDFIYLINLKAFGEMTKMALIKKNIHDKPVGMLIIARLLRQGLIEQTDSDLDKRSKLIRISERGLIVLEKQMEKIRQATNIVAGNLNHREKMDLIRILNKLDRFHYPIFSRNINSDNLINTVYDEYAFKNL; this comes from the coding sequence ATGAATTTTGCCCTTATCAAAGACTTTATGACGCTCCTTGAGCAATTTGAATCAGATGCTGATCCTAATTCCTATCCCTGTACTATTGAAGGTTTTAAATCCTGGATTTCTGATCAGGAGAATACGCAACATGCGGATTCTTTTGAAGAACCCTATTGGGAGGGCAAAGAGAATGGAAGAACACCGGAAAGCGCAATAAGTACATTATTGGTTCACCTTAACCGCTACGCGAAAACCTATTCCAAATCCGCAATATCAGACTCTGAATTTTCAACCCAGGAAGATTTTATTTATTTAATTAATTTAAAGGCTTTTGGTGAGATGACCAAGATGGCACTTATCAAAAAAAATATTCATGATAAGCCGGTCGGTATGCTTATTATTGCAAGACTCTTGCGGCAGGGACTTATTGAACAGACAGACTCTGATCTGGATAAGCGAAGTAAATTAATCCGTATTTCTGAAAGAGGACTGATTGTTCTGGAAAAACAAATGGAAAAGATCCGCCAGGCAACCAATATCGTTGCTGGTAACCTCAATCATAGAGAGAAGATGGATCTGATCCGTATCCTTAATAAGCTGGATCGTTTTCATTATCCAATTTTTTCAAGAAACATCAATTCAGATAATCTCATTAACACGGTTTATGATGAGTATGCTTTCAAAAATCTATAG
- a CDS encoding CheR family methyltransferase yields the protein MLEPSIIKDQEVEYLINDVYEMYGYDFSGYSRASFKRRVNRICLLDRLTSFAELRYIIMNDPEYLKRFIEEVTVNVTEMFRDPPFFKALREKVLPQLGTYPLIRIWIAGSSTGEEAYSIAILLKEAGLYDKSLIYGTDLNPAVLETARAGVFPLHQMKLYSENYMLSGGIRDFSDYYTANYDSVKFDKSLQEKLILSTHNLVSDSSFNSFQLIICRNVLIYFDRELQERVFRLFDNSLENLGFLALGAKETLRFSTIEKNYHQAEDQKIWKKLDHH from the coding sequence ATGCTGGAACCAAGTATCATAAAAGATCAGGAAGTTGAGTATCTGATCAACGATGTATATGAGATGTACGGATATGATTTTTCCGGCTACAGCAGAGCGTCGTTCAAAAGAAGGGTAAACAGAATATGTCTTTTGGACAGGCTCACCAGTTTTGCAGAACTCAGATATATTATCATGAACGATCCGGAGTATCTGAAACGTTTTATAGAAGAAGTTACGGTAAACGTTACCGAAATGTTCAGAGATCCTCCTTTTTTCAAAGCATTGAGAGAAAAAGTGCTGCCGCAATTAGGCACTTATCCGTTGATCAGAATCTGGATAGCAGGTTCTTCAACAGGAGAAGAAGCCTATTCGATAGCAATTCTGCTGAAAGAAGCCGGCTTGTACGATAAATCACTGATTTATGGTACCGATTTAAATCCTGCTGTTCTTGAGACCGCAAGAGCCGGAGTCTTCCCGCTGCATCAGATGAAATTATATTCTGAAAACTATATGCTTTCAGGCGGGATAAGGGATTTTTCTGATTATTATACCGCTAATTATGATAGTGTGAAGTTTGATAAAAGTTTACAGGAAAAGCTTATTTTATCTACTCACAATCTGGTTTCAGACAGTTCTTTTAACAGTTTTCAGCTGATTATCTGCAGAAATGTTCTGATCTATTTTGACAGAGAACTTCAGGAAAGGGTATTCAGACTTTTTGACAACAGCCTTGAAAATCTTGGTTTTCTTGCTCTCGGGGCAAAAGAAACACTTCGGTTTTCTACCATTGAAAAGAATTATCATCAGGCTGAAGACCAGAAAATCTGGAAAAAGCTTGATCACCATTAA
- a CDS encoding response regulator yields the protein MPKKIIRNLQFGVGLSLLILIASSLASYWSIQNQMNHRESLSKSRRSVTAVKDVLVALLDAETGNRGYQLTGKEDFLEPYKRGLREYPNALIRAESLGIDDQNQAERLAGLKIAVDKVMGNLKQLVENRRKGIIMTQQQITDGKAYMDQCRKIVNDFVQYEESQLEIKNKDLNRSSGTTVLFIIFSAIAAIVVTTFFYLKMRADLIRRDKLERMLKEKDEEMTRRVSAIQKIANRVANGDYSERAVDNAQDDLGDLVESLNHMTESLKISFEKINKSDWRQKGLALLNESLVGTKSVQEVSNKALMQLIEYGNCINGSLYLYDEGILKLNKAFGLESNMKRAFEPGEGMVGQTFVSAKTQVYNNLHEDDFVVTFASSTIKIYGIMLIPLFADGHIIGVLELGSTSNFDEDRASYFEDCCVNIGIALSAAKSREKEQQLLEETQAQSEELQVQHSELENLNTELEAQTQKLQASEEELKVQQEELMQANAELEERSRLLEEKNHLIAERNNEIQKKVEELALSTKYKSEFLANMSHELRTPLNSILLLSRLMTENPDENLNEDQVESARVIHSSGSSLLTLIDEILDLAKIESGKMTLEYQKVIIEEVVKDLKSLFNPVFQEKALPFNIVIDEDVQKVIESDRLRIDQVLRNLLSNALKFTTKGSIDLHIRKHTEKPDFIIFSVKDTGVGIAEDKQKIIFEAFQQADGSTKRKFGGTGLGLSISREIARLLGGELVLKSEVDKGSEFSFIIPVHAVTEITHSETDQDIVEVIREDVEEIQNILDEGEIKVTPLNTLEIPEDVADDRENIQEGDKVILIIEDDINFAKALLKYAHLQHYKGVVVVRGDHALSAAQKYRPHAILLDVQLPVKDGWEVMDELKSDADIKHIPVHMMSVLHLKKESLMKGAVDFINKPVALDKMTDVFRKIEEALKKGSQKVLIVEENAKHASALSYFLSNFNISLSVEHTVEDSVKTLTSDLVDCVILDIGSSKGNDYHVIESIKSHEGLENLPIIIFTEHHLSKEEELKIKQYADSIVVKTAHSYQRILDEVGLFLHLVEEKNNSAENNTGRMLGSLTEVLSGKKVLITDDDVRNIFSLTKALEKYKVDVIVAMDGKHALEQINHHPDVDVILMDMMMPEMDGYETIKQIRKMPAFKRLPIIAITAKSMIGEREKCITAGASDYISKPVDIDQLLSLLRVWLYES from the coding sequence ATGCCGAAAAAAATTATACGAAATCTCCAGTTTGGAGTAGGTCTTTCGCTTTTGATCTTGATAGCCAGCTCACTGGCTTCCTATTGGAGCATCCAGAATCAAATGAATCACCGTGAAAGCCTTTCTAAAAGCAGGCGTTCTGTAACAGCAGTTAAAGATGTGCTGGTTGCTTTACTGGATGCAGAAACAGGAAACAGAGGGTATCAGCTTACCGGTAAAGAAGATTTTCTTGAACCTTATAAACGGGGATTGAGAGAATATCCAAACGCCCTGATACGTGCTGAGTCTTTGGGTATAGATGACCAGAATCAAGCGGAAAGACTTGCAGGATTAAAGATTGCAGTTGACAAGGTGATGGGGAATCTGAAACAACTGGTTGAAAACAGACGAAAGGGCATCATTATGACCCAGCAGCAAATTACCGACGGGAAGGCATATATGGATCAGTGCCGTAAGATTGTCAATGATTTTGTACAATATGAAGAAAGTCAGCTTGAAATTAAAAATAAAGATCTCAACCGCTCCTCAGGCACAACCGTTCTCTTTATAATTTTTTCCGCAATTGCTGCCATTGTGGTAACCACGTTTTTTTATCTGAAGATGCGTGCAGATCTTATCCGCAGGGATAAGCTGGAAAGAATGCTTAAAGAAAAAGATGAAGAAATGACACGCCGTGTAAGTGCTATTCAGAAAATTGCGAACAGGGTAGCTAACGGTGATTACAGTGAGCGGGCAGTAGATAATGCTCAGGATGATCTCGGAGATCTTGTAGAATCTCTCAACCATATGACTGAATCCCTCAAAATCTCTTTTGAGAAGATTAATAAGAGCGACTGGCGCCAGAAAGGTCTTGCGTTACTGAATGAATCTCTGGTAGGAACCAAATCGGTGCAGGAAGTTTCCAATAAGGCGTTGATGCAGCTGATTGAATATGGGAACTGTATCAACGGTTCATTGTATCTGTATGATGAAGGTATTTTAAAGCTTAATAAAGCATTCGGACTGGAATCCAATATGAAAAGAGCTTTTGAGCCTGGCGAAGGGATGGTAGGACAAACTTTTGTTAGTGCTAAAACACAGGTTTACAATAACCTTCATGAAGATGACTTCGTAGTAACCTTTGCCAGCAGTACAATTAAAATTTACGGAATCATGCTGATCCCGCTTTTTGCAGATGGTCATATTATCGGAGTTCTGGAGCTTGGCTCAACTTCTAATTTTGATGAAGACAGAGCAAGTTATTTCGAAGATTGTTGCGTTAATATAGGAATTGCCCTCAGCGCCGCAAAAAGCAGGGAAAAAGAACAGCAGTTGCTGGAAGAAACCCAGGCACAGTCTGAAGAACTGCAGGTTCAGCATTCTGAGCTGGAAAACCTGAATACCGAATTGGAGGCACAGACACAGAAACTTCAGGCTTCGGAAGAAGAGCTTAAGGTGCAGCAGGAAGAACTGATGCAGGCTAATGCGGAACTTGAAGAGCGTTCCAGATTGCTGGAAGAAAAAAATCATCTGATTGCAGAACGTAACAATGAGATTCAGAAAAAAGTAGAGGAACTGGCATTAAGTACCAAATACAAGTCAGAGTTCTTGGCCAACATGTCTCATGAATTGCGCACTCCTCTGAACTCCATTCTTCTTTTATCACGTTTAATGACGGAAAACCCGGATGAGAATCTCAATGAAGACCAGGTAGAATCTGCAAGAGTTATCCATAGTTCAGGATCGAGCTTATTAACACTTATTGACGAGATTCTGGATCTTGCAAAAATAGAATCCGGAAAAATGACCCTGGAATATCAGAAGGTCATCATTGAAGAAGTAGTAAAAGATTTAAAGAGTTTATTCAATCCTGTATTTCAGGAAAAAGCATTGCCATTTAACATTGTGATTGATGAAGACGTACAGAAGGTGATTGAAAGCGACCGTCTTAGAATTGATCAGGTGTTGAGAAATCTATTATCCAACGCATTAAAATTTACTACGAAAGGAAGCATTGACCTGCATATCAGAAAACATACTGAAAAACCGGATTTTATTATATTTTCAGTGAAAGATACAGGTGTCGGGATTGCAGAGGATAAGCAAAAAATTATCTTTGAAGCCTTCCAACAGGCCGACGGCTCTACCAAACGCAAATTCGGGGGTACAGGCTTAGGTTTGTCAATTAGCCGTGAAATTGCCAGACTTCTTGGAGGTGAACTTGTTCTGAAAAGCGAAGTAGACAAAGGCAGTGAATTCAGCTTTATCATTCCTGTACATGCTGTTACAGAAATTACGCATTCCGAAACAGATCAGGATATTGTGGAGGTCATTCGTGAAGATGTTGAAGAAATTCAGAATATCCTGGATGAAGGCGAAATAAAAGTAACTCCTCTTAATACACTTGAAATTCCTGAAGATGTGGCAGATGACAGGGAAAATATTCAAGAAGGGGATAAAGTTATTCTCATCATTGAAGATGACATCAACTTTGCAAAAGCTTTATTGAAATATGCACATTTACAGCATTATAAAGGTGTTGTTGTAGTAAGGGGAGACCATGCACTTTCTGCAGCTCAGAAATACCGTCCTCATGCTATTTTGCTGGATGTACAGCTTCCTGTAAAAGATGGCTGGGAGGTAATGGATGAACTGAAATCTGACGCCGATATAAAACATATTCCCGTGCATATGATGTCTGTTCTTCATCTCAAAAAGGAAAGTCTGATGAAAGGTGCAGTGGACTTTATCAATAAGCCGGTTGCCCTGGATAAAATGACTGATGTATTCAGAAAAATCGAAGAAGCATTGAAAAAAGGATCTCAGAAAGTCCTTATTGTAGAAGAAAATGCCAAGCATGCCAGCGCATTATCTTACTTCCTGAGCAATTTTAATATCTCATTATCAGTAGAACATACTGTGGAAGATAGTGTGAAAACACTGACTTCAGATCTTGTTGACTGCGTTATTCTGGATATTGGAAGTTCAAAAGGAAATGACTACCACGTAATAGAATCCATCAAAAGCCATGAAGGACTTGAAAATCTTCCGATCATTATCTTCACAGAGCATCACCTTTCTAAAGAAGAAGAACTTAAAATAAAACAGTATGCAGATTCAATTGTAGTAAAAACAGCACATTCGTACCAGAGAATTCTGGATGAAGTTGGACTGTTCCTGCATCTGGTGGAAGAAAAAAACAATTCAGCAGAAAACAATACGGGAAGAATGCTGGGTTCTCTGACGGAAGTGTTAAGTGGTAAAAAAGTACTGATTACTGATGATGATGTCCGCAATATTTTTTCTTTAACCAAGGCACTGGAAAAATACAAGGTGGATGTGATCGTAGCGATGGATGGAAAACATGCCCTTGAGCAGATCAATCACCATCCTGATGTAGATGTTATCTTAATGGATATGATGATGCCTGAAATGGATGGTTATGAAACCATAAAGCAGATCAGAAAAATGCCGGCATTTAAAAGGCTGCCTATTATAGCTATAACGGCGAAATCAATGATTGGAGAACGTGAAAAATGCATTACAGCCGGAGCTTCAGATTATATCTCAAAACCTGTAGATATTGATCAGTTATTATCGCTCCTTCGCGTTTGGTTATATGAAAGTTAA
- a CDS encoding LytR/AlgR family response regulator transcription factor gives MKVLVIEDEIKTAKALGRMIVAVQPEATVVQYIESIAMAVGYLSENPTPDIIFMDIQLADGNCFEIFGQVSIKVPVVFCTAFDEYAIEAFKSNGVDYILKPFEKKDIESAFEKIKRLKNFFQHSPSPDRQLEDILANLTTGRGKTNFLVFSNNKYSNIPIDKIAFFYSQFGSTVLVTSDQKEYPIPQSLDEVGQLVSAAQFFRINRQYLINFSAIVEVEHYFSRKLLVSLKITTPEKLLVTKDKSSRFLQWLEER, from the coding sequence ATGAAAGTTTTAGTAATAGAAGATGAGATAAAAACCGCAAAGGCTTTGGGGCGGATGATTGTTGCAGTGCAGCCGGAAGCTACCGTAGTGCAATATATTGAAAGTATTGCTATGGCAGTCGGCTATCTTTCAGAAAATCCAACTCCGGATATTATATTTATGGATATTCAGCTCGCAGATGGAAACTGTTTTGAAATATTCGGCCAGGTCAGTATAAAAGTTCCGGTTGTTTTCTGTACAGCCTTTGACGAATATGCCATAGAGGCATTTAAAAGCAACGGAGTAGATTATATCTTAAAGCCTTTTGAGAAAAAAGATATCGAATCGGCATTTGAAAAGATAAAGAGACTTAAAAATTTCTTTCAGCACTCCCCTTCTCCTGACCGGCAGCTGGAAGATATATTGGCCAATCTGACAACAGGCAGAGGTAAGACCAATTTTCTGGTTTTTTCAAATAATAAATACAGTAATATCCCTATTGACAAGATTGCCTTTTTTTACAGCCAGTTTGGAAGCACAGTACTGGTAACTTCCGATCAGAAGGAGTATCCAATACCGCAGTCTCTGGACGAAGTGGGGCAGCTGGTTTCGGCAGCTCAATTTTTCAGGATCAACAGACAATACCTGATCAACTTTTCTGCAATTGTGGAAGTGGAGCATTATTTTTCGCGCAAGCTTCTTGTCAGTTTAAAGATTACAACTCCTGAAAAACTTCTGGTGACGAAAGATAAATCCTCCCGTTTTCTTCAGTGGCTTGAAGAACGGTAA
- a CDS encoding response regulator, whose product MSKKILIVDDDPRNIFALKLTLKARGYAVETCTMAQEAFDILKSDPQFSVVLMDMMMPGIDGYEAVRIIRDTPEIKNIPVIAVTAQAMPEDRQKCMEAGADDYVSKPIDVDLLIKAIEKL is encoded by the coding sequence ATGAGTAAGAAAATTTTAATTGTGGATGATGATCCACGTAATATATTTGCATTGAAACTGACCCTGAAGGCTCGTGGATATGCTGTTGAAACCTGTACAATGGCTCAGGAAGCTTTTGATATCCTGAAATCAGACCCTCAGTTTTCTGTTGTTCTTATGGATATGATGATGCCGGGGATAGATGGCTACGAAGCCGTTAGAATCATAAGAGATACCCCTGAAATTAAAAACATTCCTGTTATTGCTGTTACTGCACAGGCAATGCCTGAAGACCGTCAGAAATGTATGGAAGCCGGAGCGGATGATTATGTTTCAAAACCGATAGATGTGGATCTTCTAATAAAAGCAATAGAAAAGTTGTAA